The Pantoea sp. At-9b genome includes a window with the following:
- the uspA gene encoding universal stress protein UspA has translation MAYKHILIAVDLSPESQLLVEKAVSLARPYDAKISLIHVDVNYSDLYTGLIDVNLGDMQKRISEETHTALKELSTNAGYPISETLSGSGDLGQVLVDAIRKYDVDLVVCGHHQDFWSKLMSSARQLINTVHIDMLIVPLRDDDE, from the coding sequence ATGGCTTATAAACACATCCTGATTGCAGTAGACCTTTCCCCGGAAAGCCAGTTACTGGTTGAAAAAGCCGTCTCACTGGCACGCCCTTATGATGCGAAAATCTCGTTAATCCACGTTGATGTGAATTATTCAGACCTTTACACCGGGCTGATTGACGTCAATCTGGGTGATATGCAGAAACGCATTTCTGAAGAGACGCATACCGCGCTGAAAGAGCTGTCGACCAACGCCGGATATCCGATCAGTGAAACGCTGAGCGGGAGCGGTGACCTTGGTCAGGTGCTGGTGGATGCGATTAGAAAATATGACGTGGATTTGGTGGTGTGCGGTCACCATCAGGACTTCTGGAGCAAGCTGATGTCTTCAGCGCGCCAGCTGATCAATACGGTGCATATTGATATGTTGATTGTGCCGCTGCGTGATGACGACGAATAA
- the prlC gene encoding oligopeptidase A — protein sequence MTNPLLTPFTLPPFSAIKPEHVVPAVTAALDDCRAAVERVVAQGAPYSWDNLVQPLAEVDDRLGRIFSPVSHLNSVKNSPELREAYEQTLPLLSEYSTWVGQHEGLYQAYRDLKQGGNYAALDIAQKKAVDNSLRDFELSGIGLDKEKQKRYGEIAARLSELGSTYSNNVLDATQGWNKLFTDEAELSGMPESALAAAKAMAEAKEQEGWLLTLDIPSYLPVMTYCDNAALREEMYRAYSTRASDQGPNAGKWDNGPVMAEELALRHELAQLLGFDSFADKSLATKMAESPSQVIDFLTDLAKRARPQGEKELAQLRAFAKKEYGVDEMNPWDLTYYGEKQKQHLYTISDEQLRPYFPEARAVNGLFEVVKRIYGISAQERKDVDVYHPDVRFFDLFDETGELRGSFYLDLYAREHKRGGAWMDDCVGQMRKADGSLQKPVAYLTCNFNRPVQGKPALFTHDEVTTLFHEFGHGLHHMLTRIETPGVSGISGVPWDAVELPSQFMENWCWEPDALAFISGHYETGEPLPKELLDKMLAAKNYQAALFILRQLEFGLFDFRLHTEFNPQQGAQILETLREVKKQVAVVPSPEWGRFPHAFSHVFAGGYAAGYYSYLWADVLAADAYSRFEEEGIFNRETGQSFLDNILTRGGSEEPMELFKRFRGREPQLDAMLEHYGIQG from the coding sequence ATGACCAATCCGTTACTTACGCCTTTTACCCTTCCGCCTTTTTCTGCCATCAAACCTGAGCACGTGGTTCCCGCTGTGACTGCAGCGCTCGACGACTGCCGTGCGGCGGTGGAACGCGTAGTGGCGCAGGGCGCGCCCTATAGCTGGGATAACCTGGTACAACCGTTGGCGGAAGTGGATGATCGTCTTGGGCGTATTTTCTCGCCGGTCAGCCATTTGAACTCGGTCAAAAACAGCCCGGAACTGCGTGAGGCCTATGAGCAGACGCTGCCGCTGCTGTCGGAATACAGCACCTGGGTCGGCCAGCATGAAGGGCTGTACCAGGCGTATCGCGACCTGAAACAGGGTGGCAACTACGCGGCGCTGGATATTGCGCAGAAAAAAGCGGTGGATAACAGCCTGCGTGATTTCGAGCTGTCGGGCATCGGGCTGGATAAAGAAAAACAGAAACGCTATGGCGAGATTGCCGCGCGTCTGTCTGAACTGGGGTCGACCTACAGCAACAACGTGCTCGACGCGACTCAGGGCTGGAACAAACTGTTCACCGATGAAGCCGAGCTGTCCGGGATGCCGGAAAGCGCACTGGCGGCAGCCAAAGCGATGGCCGAAGCCAAAGAGCAGGAAGGCTGGTTGCTGACGCTGGATATCCCGAGCTATCTGCCGGTGATGACCTACTGTGACAACGCCGCGCTGCGCGAAGAGATGTATCGCGCCTATTCAACGCGTGCGTCCGATCAAGGCCCGAACGCCGGTAAATGGGATAACGGCCCGGTGATGGCGGAAGAACTGGCGCTGCGTCACGAACTGGCTCAGCTGCTTGGCTTCGATTCCTTCGCTGACAAATCGCTGGCGACCAAAATGGCGGAAAGCCCGTCTCAGGTGATCGACTTCCTCACCGACCTCGCGAAACGCGCCCGTCCGCAGGGTGAGAAGGAACTGGCTCAACTGCGCGCCTTTGCCAAAAAAGAGTATGGCGTTGATGAGATGAACCCGTGGGATCTGACCTACTACGGCGAAAAACAGAAGCAACATCTCTACACCATCAGCGACGAGCAGCTGCGTCCTTATTTCCCGGAAGCACGTGCGGTGAACGGCCTGTTTGAAGTGGTGAAACGTATCTACGGCATCAGCGCGCAGGAGCGTAAAGATGTCGATGTTTACCACCCGGATGTGCGTTTCTTCGACCTGTTCGATGAAACCGGCGAACTGCGCGGTAGCTTCTACCTCGACCTCTACGCCCGCGAGCACAAACGCGGTGGTGCCTGGATGGACGACTGCGTCGGCCAGATGCGCAAAGCCGATGGCAGCCTGCAAAAGCCGGTGGCTTACCTCACCTGTAACTTCAACCGTCCGGTGCAGGGCAAACCGGCGCTGTTCACCCATGATGAAGTGACCACGCTGTTCCATGAGTTCGGCCATGGTCTGCACCATATGCTGACGCGCATCGAAACCCCCGGGGTGTCCGGCATCAGCGGTGTGCCATGGGATGCAGTAGAGCTGCCGAGCCAGTTTATGGAGAACTGGTGCTGGGAGCCGGATGCACTGGCGTTTATCTCCGGCCACTATGAAACCGGTGAGCCGTTGCCGAAAGAACTGCTGGATAAAATGCTGGCGGCGAAAAACTACCAGGCGGCGCTGTTTATCCTGCGTCAGCTGGAGTTCGGTCTGTTCGATTTCCGTCTGCATACCGAGTTTAACCCGCAGCAGGGCGCGCAAATCCTCGAAACCCTGCGTGAAGTGAAAAAGCAGGTGGCGGTGGTGCCCAGCCCGGAGTGGGGCCGCTTCCCGCACGCCTTCAGCCACGTGTTTGCCGGTGGCTATGCCGCAGGTTATTACAGTTACCTGTGGGCCGATGTGCTGGCTGCCGATGCTTACTCACGCTTCGAAGAGGAAGGCATCTTCAACCGCGAAACCGGTCAGTCGTTCCTCGACAACATCCTGACGCGCGGTGGTTCAGAGGAGCCCATGGAGCTGTTCAAACGCTTCCGTGGCCGTGAACCGCAGCTCGATGCGATGCTGGAACATTACGGGATTCAGGGATAA
- a CDS encoding L-threonylcarbamoyladenylate synthase — protein MSGKKITWNGGLQHEAIEILAKEGGMIVSPTKVGYIIMTSDKAGLERKFEAKNRNRNKPGVVLCGSLEQLRSLAQLNPEIDELYQRHWDQDILLGCILPWREDALARIPADGSKELMMDGRQTSCFVIKFGKPGEILAKELWEKHGKFSFASSANPSGQGNRGLVEGIGERIESRADLIIAANDYVKSIQPNDDNKVRYEQGVMVSMVDNQGRLIPEQKGERKITPCPVLIRKGLDVDKIMSLLSDIFPSWDYRHGDYY, from the coding sequence ATGAGCGGTAAAAAAATAACCTGGAATGGCGGGTTACAGCACGAAGCCATCGAAATTCTGGCCAAAGAGGGCGGCATGATCGTCAGCCCGACCAAGGTCGGCTACATCATCATGACCTCCGACAAAGCCGGTCTGGAACGCAAGTTCGAGGCGAAAAATCGTAATCGCAACAAGCCGGGCGTGGTGCTGTGCGGATCGCTGGAACAGTTGCGTTCACTGGCTCAACTCAACCCGGAAATCGACGAACTGTATCAACGCCACTGGGATCAGGACATTCTGCTGGGCTGCATCTTACCGTGGCGTGAAGATGCGCTGGCGCGTATTCCCGCTGACGGTTCCAAAGAGTTAATGATGGATGGCCGTCAGACCAGTTGTTTCGTGATTAAATTCGGCAAGCCGGGTGAAATACTGGCAAAAGAATTGTGGGAAAAACACGGAAAATTCTCCTTTGCCAGCTCCGCTAACCCCTCTGGTCAGGGGAACCGTGGTCTGGTTGAAGGCATCGGCGAACGTATTGAATCCCGTGCGGATTTAATTATTGCTGCCAACGATTACGTCAAATCCATTCAGCCTAACGACGATAATAAAGTGCGTTATGAACAGGGGGTGATGGTATCGATGGTGGATAACCAAGGCCGTTTAATCCCGGAGCAAAAAGGCGAGCGTAAAATTACACCCTGTCCGGTGTTGATCCGCAAAGGTCTTGATGTGGATAAGATTATGTCGCTGCTGTCCGATATTTTCCCTTCATGGGATTACCGCCACGGCGATTATTATTGA
- a CDS encoding 23S rRNA (adenine(2030)-N(6))-methyltransferase RlmJ, with translation MLSYRHSFHAGNHADVLKHTVESLILTALMEKEKPFLYLDTHAGAGRYQLSGEHAERTGEYLEGIARIWQQPDAPELLKPYFSAIRNLNPNGTLRYYPGSPLIARHLLRQDDKLQLTELHSSDYPLLRNEFSKDSRARVERADGYQQLKAKLPPPTRRGLILIDPPYELKSDYQDVVKGIQEGYKRFSTGIYALWYPVVLRQQIKHMTKDLQATGIRNILQIELAVRPDSDQRGMTASGMIVINPPWKLEQQMKELLPWLHQKLVPAGTGHTRVEWIVPE, from the coding sequence ATGCTGAGTTATCGCCACAGTTTTCATGCCGGCAACCATGCCGACGTGCTCAAACACACCGTTGAGAGCCTGATCCTGACCGCCCTGATGGAGAAGGAGAAACCGTTCCTCTATCTGGATACCCACGCCGGTGCCGGACGTTACCAACTGAGCGGTGAGCACGCCGAACGCACCGGTGAATATCTGGAAGGCATCGCACGGATCTGGCAGCAGCCGGATGCACCAGAGCTGCTGAAGCCCTACTTCTCGGCGATTCGTAACCTAAACCCCAACGGCACCCTGCGCTACTATCCGGGTTCGCCGCTGATCGCCCGCCATTTGCTGCGCCAGGACGATAAACTGCAACTCACCGAGCTGCACTCCAGCGATTATCCGCTGCTGCGCAATGAATTCAGTAAAGATAGCCGTGCGCGTGTGGAACGTGCCGATGGTTATCAGCAGCTAAAAGCAAAACTGCCACCGCCAACCCGTCGTGGCCTGATTCTTATCGACCCCCCGTATGAGCTGAAAAGCGATTATCAGGACGTGGTGAAAGGCATTCAGGAAGGTTACAAACGTTTCAGCACCGGCATCTACGCGTTGTGGTATCCGGTGGTGTTGCGTCAGCAGATCAAACATATGACCAAAGATTTGCAGGCCACCGGCATTCGTAACATTTTGCAGATTGAGCTGGCCGTGCGTCCGGACAGCGACCAGCGTGGCATGACTGCCTCGGGGATGATTGTGATTAACCCGCCGTGGAAGCTGGAACAGCAGATGAAAGAACTGCTGCCGTGGCTGCATCAGAAACTGGTGCCCGCAGGCACCGGTCATACCCGTGTTGAGTGGATTGTGCCAGAGTAA
- a CDS encoding NAD(P)-dependent alcohol dehydrogenase, with protein MQAMILKSPGGLENLQLVDLPDPGKPGPGEIRVAIHATSLNFHDLLVAQGAIPTADGRIMMADGAGVVEDVGADVSEFKVGDHVVSGFFPQWQDGLPYAQVGNFAQTPGDGAHGFAAEVVVRPASHFTLAPEGWRHAEAATITTSGLTAWRALVGDAQIKAGDTILTLGTGGVSITALQIAKSMGARVIVTSSSDEKLARARELGADEVINYRSTPEWGKAVQQLTQGQGADVVIELGGPGTMAQSIEAVRVGGHIALIGVLTGREGVIPTSLLMAKQARIQGLIVGHRRQQQDFVRALEQSGIRPVISDSYGSLGDLTAAFQHQQSAGHFGKITVEW; from the coding sequence ATGCAAGCGATGATCTTAAAAAGCCCGGGTGGACTGGAGAATTTACAGTTGGTGGATCTGCCGGACCCCGGCAAACCCGGTCCGGGTGAGATCCGGGTAGCAATCCATGCCACCTCACTGAATTTCCACGATTTACTGGTAGCCCAGGGTGCCATTCCTACCGCCGATGGCCGCATTATGATGGCGGACGGTGCGGGTGTGGTGGAAGACGTCGGCGCTGACGTCAGTGAATTTAAGGTCGGCGATCATGTGGTCTCTGGCTTCTTCCCGCAGTGGCAGGATGGTTTACCTTATGCGCAGGTTGGTAACTTTGCCCAAACCCCGGGCGATGGTGCGCACGGTTTCGCCGCTGAAGTGGTGGTACGTCCGGCCAGCCATTTCACCCTGGCACCCGAGGGCTGGCGGCACGCCGAAGCGGCGACCATTACGACCTCGGGCCTCACCGCCTGGCGTGCGCTGGTGGGCGATGCGCAGATCAAAGCGGGTGACACCATTCTGACGCTGGGCACTGGCGGAGTGTCCATCACCGCGCTGCAAATCGCCAAAAGCATGGGCGCACGGGTGATCGTCACCTCCTCATCGGATGAAAAACTGGCGCGCGCCCGCGAGCTGGGCGCAGATGAAGTGATTAACTATCGCAGCACGCCGGAGTGGGGCAAAGCGGTACAGCAACTGACCCAAGGTCAGGGCGCAGATGTGGTGATTGAACTGGGTGGGCCTGGCACCATGGCGCAATCCATCGAAGCGGTGCGTGTCGGCGGCCATATCGCGTTGATTGGCGTGCTGACCGGGCGCGAAGGCGTAATCCCGACCTCGTTGTTAATGGCAAAACAGGCACGCATTCAGGGATTGATTGTCGGCCATCGCCGTCAGCAGCAGGATTTCGTGCGCGCACTGGAGCAGAGTGGCATTCGCCCGGTGATCAGCGACAGTTATGGTTCGTTAGGAGATCTGACGGCGGCGTTTCAACATCAGCAGAGCGCCGGTCACTTTGGCAAGATTACGGTGGAGTGGTAG
- a CDS encoding nucleoside recognition domain-containing protein, with translation MNIISIIMSAGKASVDVALYTLIPIMVVMLFVMKYLEAKGVLDFIVRHTTPLLKPLGITGLALFALIQLNFVSFAAPLAALAIMEKRGTSDRHMAATLSMLFAMGQANAFYPLIPAGLHWGAAILISICGGVLAASVTYHFFGRKLSGVALRDEDEGISHREAKPGVIAIINNAGSDAIRLALGSLPMLILSLSVVGILKEAGGVELLTRLLSPLLDRLNISEIYILPALTKCLAGGTAYYGVISGLVEKGLYSAHNINASAGLLIQTFDLPGIGIFLGLSSRFPRLFRFAVPGILLGIALRATAHSLLF, from the coding sequence ATGAATATCATCAGCATTATTATGTCGGCGGGCAAAGCCTCGGTGGATGTGGCGCTGTATACGCTGATTCCCATCATGGTTGTCATGTTATTTGTGATGAAATATCTGGAAGCGAAAGGCGTACTCGATTTTATTGTGCGTCATACCACACCGTTATTAAAACCCTTGGGTATTACCGGTCTGGCGTTATTTGCTCTCATCCAGTTAAATTTTGTCAGTTTCGCCGCTCCTCTCGCCGCGCTGGCGATTATGGAAAAACGCGGTACCTCCGATCGCCATATGGCCGCCACGCTCAGCATGTTATTTGCCATGGGTCAGGCAAATGCCTTTTACCCGTTGATTCCCGCCGGTTTGCACTGGGGAGCCGCCATTCTGATCTCCATTTGTGGGGGAGTACTGGCGGCTTCCGTCACCTACCATTTCTTTGGCCGTAAACTGTCTGGCGTCGCGCTACGTGATGAAGACGAAGGAATCAGCCATAGAGAAGCGAAGCCCGGTGTAATTGCCATCATCAATAATGCTGGCTCCGACGCGATTCGCCTGGCGCTCGGTTCGCTACCAATGCTGATCCTCTCCTTGTCAGTGGTCGGCATTCTGAAAGAGGCCGGTGGCGTGGAGTTACTTACCCGGCTGTTATCTCCGTTACTGGATCGCCTGAATATTTCCGAGATCTACATCCTGCCCGCGCTCACCAAATGTCTGGCAGGCGGCACGGCTTACTATGGCGTGATCTCGGGCCTGGTGGAAAAGGGGTTGTACAGCGCCCACAATATTAACGCGTCGGCAGGTTTACTGATTCAGACCTTTGACCTGCCCGGCATCGGGATTTTTCTCGGACTGTCCAGCCGCTTCCCGCGTCTGTTCCGTTTCGCCGTTCCGGGTATTCTGTTAGGCATCGCCCTGCGCGCCACCGCACATTCCCTGCTTTTTTAA
- the rnz gene encoding ribonuclease Z, producing the protein MQLTFLGTGAGAPSLQRNVTAIALTLSKRGDTWLFDCGEATQHQYMRSTLKPSKLEKIFITHLHGDHIFGLPGLLTSRSMAGLKEPLTIYGPQGIRQFIDTALSLSGSYTSFPLEIVEIAAGLVFDDGDFRVTAWPMNHIVECYGYRIEQHDKPGFLDAPRLKAEGVPRGPWYQQLKQGERVRLEDGREINGAEYLGPATKGKVVAIFGDTGPTEVALQLAADADVMVHETTLEAALAEKANSRGHSTTVQTAEVAKQARAKRLIATHFSSRYLSQDRERLLAECQSIFAATELAHDFAVFEI; encoded by the coding sequence ATGCAACTGACATTTCTCGGCACCGGCGCAGGCGCGCCAAGCCTGCAACGTAACGTCACCGCCATTGCGTTGACCTTATCCAAACGGGGTGACACCTGGTTGTTCGATTGTGGTGAGGCGACGCAGCATCAATATATGCGTTCGACGCTGAAACCGAGCAAGCTGGAAAAAATCTTTATTACCCATCTGCACGGCGACCATATTTTTGGCCTGCCCGGGTTGCTTACCAGCCGTTCGATGGCGGGTTTAAAAGAGCCGCTGACCATTTATGGCCCACAAGGTATCCGCCAGTTTATCGACACGGCGCTGAGCCTGAGCGGCTCCTATACCAGCTTTCCGCTGGAAATCGTGGAAATCGCCGCCGGTCTGGTGTTTGACGACGGTGATTTCCGCGTCACCGCCTGGCCGATGAACCATATTGTTGAGTGTTACGGCTACCGCATCGAACAGCATGACAAGCCTGGCTTCCTTGATGCGCCGCGCCTGAAAGCCGAAGGCGTGCCGCGCGGGCCGTGGTATCAGCAACTGAAACAGGGTGAACGTGTTCGGCTGGAGGATGGGCGCGAGATTAACGGCGCGGAGTATCTGGGGCCAGCCACCAAAGGAAAGGTGGTGGCGATTTTTGGCGATACCGGGCCGACCGAGGTGGCATTACAACTGGCGGCCGATGCTGATGTGATGGTGCACGAAACCACGCTGGAGGCGGCACTGGCAGAAAAAGCCAATAGTCGTGGGCATTCAACGACGGTACAAACGGCAGAGGTGGCAAAACAGGCCAGGGCTAAGCGGTTGATCGCGACCCATTTCAGCTCGCGCTATTTGTCTCAGGATCGGGAAAGATTACTGGCGGAGTGCCAGTCCATCTTTGCGGCGACGGAACTGGCACATGATTTCGCGGTGTTCGAGATTTAG
- the gorA gene encoding glutathione-disulfide reductase: MTRHFDYLAIGGGSGGIASINRAAMHGQKCALIEAKELGGTCVNVGCVPKKVMWHAAQIAEAIHLYGPDYGFDTTVNRFDWSTLVKNRSAYIDRIHTSYDNVLGKNNVEVIKGFARFVDAHTVEVNGETITADHILIATGGRPSHPNVPGAEYGIDSDGFFELDALPKRVAVVGAGYIAVELAGVVNALGAETHLFVRKHAPLRSFDPLITDTLVEVMQAEGPSLHTDSIPKAVIKNADGSLTLQLENGFDQTVDCLVWAIGREPANDNFNLAVTGVALDEKGYIKVDKFQNTSVPGIYAVGDNTGAVELTPVAVAAGRRLSERLFNNKPDEHLDYSNIPTVVFSHPPIGTVGLTEPQAREQYGDDQVKIYKSAFTAMYTAVTQHRQPCRMKLVCVGPEEKIVGIHGIGFGMDEMLQGFAVALKMGATKKDFDNTVAIHPTAAEEFVTMR, translated from the coding sequence ATGACCCGACATTTTGACTACCTTGCCATTGGCGGCGGCAGCGGCGGTATCGCCTCCATTAACCGTGCGGCGATGCACGGCCAGAAATGCGCCCTGATTGAAGCCAAAGAGCTGGGCGGCACCTGTGTCAACGTGGGTTGCGTACCAAAAAAAGTGATGTGGCATGCGGCGCAAATTGCTGAAGCTATCCACCTTTATGGCCCGGATTACGGTTTCGACACCACGGTCAACCGCTTCGACTGGTCAACCCTGGTAAAAAATCGCAGCGCCTATATCGATCGTATCCACACCTCATACGACAACGTGCTGGGTAAGAACAACGTTGAAGTGATCAAAGGCTTCGCCCGTTTTGTGGATGCGCACACCGTGGAGGTGAACGGCGAAACGATCACGGCGGACCATATCCTGATCGCCACCGGTGGCCGTCCAAGCCATCCCAACGTGCCGGGAGCAGAGTACGGCATCGATTCCGACGGCTTCTTTGAGCTGGATGCTCTTCCCAAACGCGTGGCGGTGGTCGGTGCCGGTTATATCGCCGTGGAACTGGCCGGCGTGGTCAACGCATTGGGGGCAGAAACCCATCTGTTCGTGCGTAAGCATGCGCCGTTGCGCAGCTTCGACCCGCTGATCACCGATACGCTGGTTGAAGTGATGCAGGCGGAAGGCCCGTCATTACATACCGACTCGATTCCAAAAGCAGTGATCAAGAACGCTGACGGCAGCCTGACGCTACAACTGGAAAACGGTTTTGATCAAACCGTTGATTGCCTGGTATGGGCGATTGGTCGTGAACCCGCCAACGATAATTTCAATCTGGCCGTCACCGGCGTGGCACTGGATGAGAAAGGCTATATCAAGGTGGATAAATTCCAGAACACCAGCGTGCCGGGCATTTACGCGGTGGGCGACAACACCGGTGCGGTAGAGCTGACGCCGGTAGCGGTGGCGGCAGGCCGTCGCCTGTCTGAGCGTCTGTTTAATAACAAGCCGGACGAGCATCTGGATTACAGCAATATCCCCACCGTGGTGTTCAGCCACCCGCCGATTGGCACCGTCGGTCTGACCGAACCCCAGGCGCGAGAGCAGTACGGCGATGATCAGGTGAAAATCTATAAATCAGCCTTCACCGCCATGTACACTGCCGTCACCCAGCACCGCCAGCCGTGCCGGATGAAACTGGTTTGCGTGGGTCCGGAAGAGAAAATTGTCGGTATCCATGGCATCGGTTTTGGTATGGATGAGATGTTGCAGGGCTTTGCCGTGGCGCTGAAAATGGGAGCCACCAAAAAAGACTTCGACAACACCGTGGCGATCCACCCGACCGCCGCAGAAGAGTTTGTGACGATGCGTTAA
- the rsmJ gene encoding 16S rRNA (guanine(1516)-N(2))-methyltransferase RsmJ produces the protein MKIGLIDETGAGDGALLHLAQRWGLEQDEQSTLALVLTASHLELRKRDEPKLGGIFVDFASGAMAHRRRFGGGRGEAVAKAVGIKGDYLPDVVDATAGLGRDAFVLAALGCRVRMLERHPVVAALLEDGLRRGYDDPEIGGWLRERLTLLHVVSQQALSEITPAPDVVYLDPMYPHRQKSAMVKKEMRVFQSLVGADEDADALLEPARRLAKKRIVVKRPDYAPPLAGVATQSAVVTKSHRFDIYPPLVG, from the coding sequence GTGAAAATCGGTTTAATTGATGAAACAGGCGCCGGAGACGGCGCCTTATTACATTTGGCGCAGCGCTGGGGACTGGAGCAGGATGAGCAGTCGACACTGGCACTGGTGCTGACCGCCAGCCACCTTGAGCTACGCAAACGCGACGAGCCAAAGCTGGGCGGTATTTTTGTTGATTTCGCCTCTGGCGCGATGGCGCACCGACGTCGTTTTGGCGGTGGACGCGGCGAGGCCGTGGCGAAAGCGGTGGGTATCAAGGGGGATTACCTGCCGGATGTGGTTGATGCAACGGCCGGATTAGGACGCGATGCCTTTGTGCTGGCGGCGTTAGGTTGCCGGGTACGGATGCTGGAACGCCATCCGGTGGTGGCGGCATTGCTGGAGGATGGCTTGCGTCGTGGCTACGATGATCCTGAAATCGGCGGCTGGCTGCGCGAGCGGCTGACGCTGCTGCATGTGGTCAGCCAGCAGGCGTTGAGCGAAATCACCCCTGCGCCGGATGTGGTGTATCTCGACCCAATGTATCCCCATCGCCAGAAAAGCGCGATGGTGAAGAAGGAGATGCGGGTATTTCAGTCGCTGGTGGGGGCAGATGAGGATGCCGATGCGTTACTGGAACCGGCGCGGCGGCTGGCGAAAAAACGCATTGTGGTAAAACGCCCGGATTACGCACCGCCGTTAGCGGGGGTGGCGACGCAATCCGCCGTGGTGACCAAAAGCCATCGTTTTGATATCTATCCGCCGTTGGTGGGATGA
- a CDS encoding epoxide hydrolase family protein, translated as MSVQSFQIAIAQSQLDDLEWRLRQTRWAATLPGDAWQKGTAPDELKALVDYWLHQYDWRQQERELNQLGHYYWRQGETQIHFIHQRGNGPNPLPLLLTHGWPDSFLRYQKIIPLLTDPARFGGKAEDAFDVIVPSLPGFAFSTCPPAGVNNAQIADLWAQLMSELGYPRFAASGGDIGSGVTRYLAVQHPDRLVGIHLTDIGLVRPLMQAAGDDLTDEARAYQAAAMKWIAQEGAYMALQSTKPQTLAFALNDSPVGLASWILEKFRSWGDCQGNVFGRFSKDELLNNIMLYWLTGSYGTSANLYYENSHALPPMEKITVPTGLTRFPYDLMPPPRHWAEQNLAIRHWHELPRGGHFTALEEPELLAQEIRAFYQPLR; from the coding sequence ATGTCTGTGCAATCTTTCCAGATTGCCATTGCGCAATCGCAGTTAGATGACCTCGAATGGCGTCTTCGTCAGACGCGCTGGGCAGCAACCTTGCCCGGCGATGCGTGGCAGAAAGGCACCGCCCCCGATGAGTTAAAGGCGCTGGTGGATTACTGGTTGCATCAGTATGACTGGCGTCAGCAGGAGCGTGAACTTAACCAGCTTGGGCATTATTACTGGCGGCAGGGGGAGACGCAGATCCATTTCATCCATCAACGTGGTAACGGGCCAAACCCGCTGCCACTGTTGTTGACCCACGGCTGGCCTGATTCGTTTCTGCGCTACCAAAAAATCATCCCGCTCCTGACCGATCCGGCGCGTTTTGGCGGTAAGGCGGAGGATGCGTTCGACGTTATTGTGCCGTCGCTGCCGGGCTTTGCGTTTTCCACCTGCCCGCCGGCGGGGGTTAACAATGCCCAAATCGCCGATCTCTGGGCGCAGTTGATGAGCGAGTTAGGCTATCCACGTTTTGCCGCCAGCGGGGGAGATATTGGTTCTGGTGTTACCCGCTATCTGGCGGTGCAGCATCCCGACAGGTTAGTGGGTATTCACCTCACCGATATTGGCCTGGTGCGTCCCTTAATGCAGGCGGCTGGTGATGACCTGACCGATGAAGCGCGCGCCTATCAGGCGGCAGCGATGAAATGGATCGCGCAGGAAGGGGCGTATATGGCGCTGCAATCGACCAAACCACAAACCCTCGCGTTTGCACTTAATGATTCACCGGTCGGACTGGCGAGCTGGATTCTGGAGAAATTCCGCAGTTGGGGCGATTGTCAGGGCAATGTGTTTGGTCGCTTCAGCAAAGATGAGCTGCTCAATAACATCATGCTGTACTGGCTGACCGGCAGCTACGGCACCTCTGCCAATCTCTATTACGAAAACAGCCATGCGCTGCCGCCGATGGAGAAAATCACGGTACCGACCGGATTGACGCGTTTTCCCTATGATCTGATGCCGCCGCCGCGTCACTGGGCTGAGCAAAATCTGGCTATCCGGCACTGGCATGAATTGCCACGCGGTGGGCATTTTACCGCGCTGGAAGAGCCGGAGCTGCTGGCGCAGGAGATTCGGGCGTTTTATCAACCATTGCGTTAA